AATAAATTTATCATAAggagtgaaaataaaaaccagtCTGCTGCTACAGCTACTTCAACTACTGACTcacttttttttctgtattgaCTGGTCTAGAAGAGACAGTTTTGTTGCCacaattgaaataatttctGGTGAATTGTAGCAACAAATATGTCTTCATCGGCGATATATGTTTTGGATGTAAAAGGTAAAGTGCTAATATCGCGCAATTACCGTGGCGACAACATGGATTTGGCCGTAATAGACAAATTCATGCCGTTGTTAATGGAAAAGGAAGAGGAGGGAATGATCACACCCATATTGCAAACGGCCGAATGTACTTTTGCctacataaaaacaaacaatttgtaTATTGTATCCACTACGCCGCGCAACAAGAATGTCAATATTGCGTTGGTGTTTGTATTTCTACACAAAATAGCTCAAGTGTTTATCGAGTATTTCAAGGAGTTGGAGGAAGAGTCTATACGTGACAACTTTGTCATAATATACGAGCTGCTTGATGAGCTCTTAGATTTTGGCTACCCCCAGACCACAGACTCGAAGATACTACAGGAGTACATTACACAGGAAGGTCACAAATTGGAAATACAACCACGCATTCCCATGGCCGTAACAAATGCGGTTTCATGGCGTTCAGAGGGTATTAAATATCGTAAGAATGAAGTATTTTTGGATGTTATAGAGTCCGTCAATCTCCTGGCCAATGCAAACGGCAATGTGTTGCGCAGTGAAATTGTAGGTGCCATTAAAATGCGCGTCTATCTGTCGGGTATGCCCGAATTGAGATTGGGTTTGAATGACAAGGTTCTGTTTGAGAGCACAGGTCGTGGCAAATCCAAATCTGTAGAATTGGAAGATGTCAAATTTCATCAATGCGTTCGTTTGTCTAGATTTGAAAATGATCGTACAATTTCTTTTATACCACCTGATGGCGAATTTGAATTAATGTCCTACAGATTGAATACACATGTAAGTAATGGGATTaagtataaatttaaacattaaactaGAGTCCGATCGAATAATCGGTTTCGGTTTAAGCCAATAATCGGTCTAATATTAGTATTCGATCAAAATTCGGATTAGGCCGAATTAGGCATGTTAGATTATCAATATCTagaattaattgaataattttgatttaaatttttttggtccaAAGCAAagcataattaattatttagaaaattttaataatttcaaataaattattttaattttgttattttattttttttttttataatttttctgaacaaaaatattttaatttgataaattaaaattaattgattaattATAGTTACGGTTAATCAGATATGttgattaatttattaatcagaATGtttgattattcgattaatcacaCACCCCTTACCAGAATAATAGTTTTGTGGCTGAATTTTAGTTTCTGATATTAATAATTATAcataataatattaacaaaacttttttcttaGGTAAAACCATTGATCTGGATAGAATCAGTCATTGAACGTCATGAGCACTCTCGTGTTGAGTATATGATCAAGGCCAAATCACAGTTTAAACGTCGTTCTACAGCAAACAATGTGGAGATTATTATTCCGGTACCAGCCGATGCAGACTCACCGAAATTCAAGACCACCATTGGCAGTTGCAAATATGCACCCGAACAAAATGCTGTCATTTGGACTATTAAATCGTTTCCGGGCGGCAAGGAGTATTTAATGCGAGCTCACTTTGGACTGCCCAGTGTTAAGAGTGAAGACAGTTTAGAGGGCAAACCGCCTATCCAAGTGCGATTTGAAATTCCATACTTTACGACATCTGGCATACAAGTACGCTATTTGAAAATCATTGAAAAGAGTGGTTATCAAGCTCTACCTTGGGTGCGTTACATCACTCAGAATGGAGACTATCAGCTACGCACTAATTAATAGTTGCTTTTATAAATGGAATGCCTTGATGTTTctgcttaaaaatatatattttattttgtattactacTTGTTTGCaaggtttttttctgtttttattatacattgtaagattttattcaaatattttaagagaaaaaaaacaaaacaaaattcattccgtattaaattttacaaactattgagaatttttggtaTTCTTTGATTATTTcgtgtatacatatgtattaaagtttaaatgaagaaaataaaacgactttgtttttaattgtatttaactGCTGTTGCTCTGTATATTTTCAATAATCggctaaaacaaaatatatttacatgtataaattGATATTGATATCTGAAGGATATACAACATAACATACACttttgtccaattcacaacaaTTATACAGAATttgtttatgcaaaatataccctcaatcaaaaataataattgctttaaaattatttacatatatgtatttctatAACTTGTACTActtaaataaactaataaatgCACTTTAAACTAGTCTCTTTGTTGGGTCCGTTCATTTGAGAAATGGGTGTAGAAAATTATTCATTCTCCCTCGTTTCAATTAagctttgaaatttttaacggGATAGTAATCTTTATGAGCGGCTACATGTTCTTCCAATTCTTTCAATTGTTCTTTCAAGTGTTCGGGCATTACATCATAAACACCCTCAAACATTTCCTTATAGCTGGGTTTCAATTTCTTTTCAGAAACAGAAATCTGTTTTAAAACCTGCTTGCGCACATCTTTAACAAATTCGTTTTCTTCCTCCTCATTAAACCAACCCTGTTTaatcatataatttttaagtttggaAATGGGATGTTCTGTGGAATTCCAAATCTCAATTTCCTCTGCTGAACGATAGGCAGTCGAGTCATCCGAGGTGGAATGATGGCCAACACTGCAGATAAGCgaacaaataaaacaagaaatcaAATTAAGCAGTGAACTCATTGACTTACCGATAAGCCATAGCTTCGAAAATAACAGGTTTATTTTCACGCAAAGTATATTCACGGGCCAACTTCATGCCATTGTAAACAGCAAATACATCAGTGCCATCTACACGGATCGTTGCAATGCCATAAGCTGGACCTCTGGCAGCTATACCATCACCTTTGTATTGTTCATGAGATGGAGTTGAAATGGCAAAACCATTGTTGCGGCTAtagaaacaaaaagttttttgtataatagaaaataaagaCACTATTTTGGACAATTTTAATTCTCTCTCACCAGAACATAATAACAGGACAATCTAAAGTGGCTGCAAAATTGAAAGCAGCATGAGCATCGCCTTCCGATGCTGCACCTTCACCAAAGTAGCACACAACGCAGCTGTCATTATTGGGACGACGTTTCATGGCATAGGCAGCACCAACAGCTTGAGGCATCTGTGTGGCTTTAGAACAAAATAGCTTGTTATTACAGTCTAGGGTTTAATTGGAGAATTGAAAAAAACTTACACAGAGGACTGGAAATTGTCACGAAATTCAATTCTTTAGAGCCATAATGGACAGGCATCTGTTTGCCTCTACCAACATCCAGGTCATTACCATagcattgatttaaaaattgttcgaTCGTAAATCCTCTCCATACCAAAACACCAGCTTCACGATATTGGCCATATATTAAATCCGACATATTCAGGGCTGCTGCACTGCCAATGTGGCTGGCTTCCTCGCCAAAGTTAGTCATATAGAAGGATATACGACCCTGACGCTGTGATTCATACAGAATTTTGTCCATTGTATTTAGCAAAACCATGTCACGAAACATTTTCTGAACAACACCTTTGTCCAGCTTAGGATCCTGAGATTCGTCTTTAATATTACCGTCGCGATCCATGACACGATAAATGGGTATGGGGGAATAATCAGTAGGCATGGTAAAAGTAGCTTTATTCACAAATGGTGCATTAGCACCCGGAAAACTGGAAGAGGGTTCTACATTATCGCTGCTATAGCCACGAACTTGTGATACAGCAGCAACattctacataaaaaaataaaacattatagaCATTACCTCTTATCAGATATGCCTACTTGTTGATTTCCAATTTGTCATTGTTCTTACCTTTATTTGGCCTTGAATTTTTGAACAACGTGCAACACATTTTAGTAAATTTGGAGTTTGGCGTAGAAACGACATATTGATAGTAAAATAAAGGGAATAATTAAGGGAAATTTGgaatatatttgcaaaaattaaaaaaactaaaaatatgatCGTGTTTCTTCTATCCACCTCGAAGACAACTGCAAAAAATTACATAAGTTTGACAGCATTTTTATCCGTTTGAATGGCAACACTATTATTATTCAGGTTTcggaagaaaattaaattttattatttttacacttGTTTTACAGTACGtttgccaatatttttaaggatATTGCAACATATAATGCgaacataatttaattttcagaacaattttgttgcaaattaatGATTCTTAAGACATTTTAATCCAGAAATAAATATGTTGCCAACTATTTGTTGCCTTGTATCATTTATAATAATGCGACTGTCAAAAACCAGCTgatcaaaaaatgtaaacaactaaaaaaaactaaaattattgtgGACATGCTCAAAcacgtttaaataaataaaaacatgaatCTGAATAAACAGCAATTTTGGAGGGGCATTtccattttattaaacaattatcaTGCTATCAATCGTAAATTATTTGCTTGTTCCATCATCACTGCAGAAACAGTTACCAAGGGTTTGTCGCACCTAAAATCAAACTTGAATGAACCACATGAAGAGCTTATTAAGAATAATTTGGAGAAATCCCTATTAATACCACAATTGCTGGAAATCACCAAAGCAGACAATATTGAAAACATCGAAGGATTTGTTGTGAATTTTAAATGCATTCCGAAAAAAGGCGGCTGTAATGTGAAAGCATTAGGAATATTAGGTATGGAACAAACAGAcacagcaaacattttattttttcaaatttcaaacacGGTTAACCGAGTggactttttaaaaagtccACTATAATTTCAGGcg
The nucleotide sequence above comes from Calliphora vicina chromosome 1, idCalVici1.1, whole genome shotgun sequence. Encoded proteins:
- the AP-1mu gene encoding AP-1 complex subunit mu-1 produces the protein MSSSAIYVLDVKGKVLISRNYRGDNMDLAVIDKFMPLLMEKEEEGMITPILQTAECTFAYIKTNNLYIVSTTPRNKNVNIALVFVFLHKIAQVFIEYFKELEEESIRDNFVIIYELLDELLDFGYPQTTDSKILQEYITQEGHKLEIQPRIPMAVTNAVSWRSEGIKYRKNEVFLDVIESVNLLANANGNVLRSEIVGAIKMRVYLSGMPELRLGLNDKVLFESTGRGKSKSVELEDVKFHQCVRLSRFENDRTISFIPPDGEFELMSYRLNTHVKPLIWIESVIERHEHSRVEYMIKAKSQFKRRSTANNVEIIIPVPADADSPKFKTTIGSCKYAPEQNAVIWTIKSFPGGKEYLMRAHFGLPSVKSEDSLEGKPPIQVRFEIPYFTTSGIQVRYLKIIEKSGYQALPWVRYITQNGDYQLRTN
- the BckdhA gene encoding 2-oxoisovalerate dehydrogenase subunit alpha, mitochondrial codes for the protein MSFLRQTPNLLKCVARCSKIQGQIKNVAAVSQVRGYSSDNVEPSSSFPGANAPFVNKATFTMPTDYSPIPIYRVMDRDGNIKDESQDPKLDKGVVQKMFRDMVLLNTMDKILYESQRQGRISFYMTNFGEEASHIGSAAALNMSDLIYGQYREAGVLVWRGFTIEQFLNQCYGNDLDVGRGKQMPVHYGSKELNFVTISSPLSTQMPQAVGAAYAMKRRPNNDSCVVCYFGEGAASEGDAHAAFNFAATLDCPVIMFCRNNGFAISTPSHEQYKGDGIAARGPAYGIATIRVDGTDVFAVYNGMKLAREYTLRENKPVIFEAMAYRVGHHSTSDDSTAYRSAEEIEIWNSTEHPISKLKNYMIKQGWFNEEEENEFVKDVRKQVLKQISVSEKKLKPSYKEMFEGVYDVMPEHLKEQLKELEEHVAAHKDYYPVKNFKA